The following proteins come from a genomic window of Yinghuangia sp. ASG 101:
- a CDS encoding tRNA adenosine deaminase-associated protein has translation MLVRTEHQWEAQEVDLDDVDDLEGIADLARASSVDEEPVVLLLEQEDTWFAVIRVDGEDDPRIYVSDTAAVARSAYGDTLLTADVLGHDPDDDEEAPPTGPAGDEAVLADFGVDPEELGDLVGGRLPADALIVIAERLGCADELETVR, from the coding sequence GTGCTTGTGCGCACTGAGCATCAATGGGAGGCGCAAGAGGTCGACCTCGACGATGTCGACGACCTCGAAGGGATCGCCGATCTCGCGCGCGCCTCGTCGGTCGACGAGGAACCGGTCGTGTTGCTCCTGGAACAGGAGGACACCTGGTTCGCCGTCATCCGCGTGGACGGTGAGGACGATCCACGCATCTACGTCTCCGACACCGCCGCGGTCGCCCGCAGCGCGTACGGCGACACCCTGCTGACCGCCGACGTGCTGGGCCACGACCCGGACGACGACGAGGAGGCGCCCCCCACCGGCCCGGCCGGCGACGAAGCCGTGCTGGCGGACTTCGGCGTCGACCCCGAAGAACTCGGCGACCTCGTCGGCGGGCGGCTGCCCGCCGACGCGCTGATCGTCATCGCCGAACGGCTCGGCTGCGCGGACGAGCTGGAGACCGTGCGTTGA
- the tadA gene encoding tRNA adenosine(34) deaminase TadA, whose product MRLALDEARLAPATGDVPIGCVVLDRGGAVVGRGRNEREAYGDPTAHAEVVALRDAARAVGAWRLSGCTLVVTLEPCAMCAGAIVLSRVDRVVFGAWDEKAGAAGSLWDILRDRRLNHRPEVLSGVLEDECGAVLRDFFRETDFKAQGGVG is encoded by the coding sequence ATGCGCCTCGCCCTCGACGAGGCGCGTCTCGCCCCGGCCACCGGCGACGTGCCGATCGGCTGCGTCGTCCTCGACCGCGGCGGCGCGGTCGTGGGCCGGGGCCGCAACGAGCGCGAGGCGTACGGCGACCCCACGGCGCACGCCGAGGTGGTCGCCCTGCGCGACGCGGCCCGGGCGGTCGGCGCGTGGCGGCTGTCCGGCTGCACCCTGGTGGTCACGCTGGAGCCCTGCGCGATGTGTGCGGGCGCCATCGTCCTGTCCCGCGTCGACCGCGTCGTCTTCGGCGCCTGGGACGAGAAGGCCGGCGCGGCCGGCTCGCTGTGGGACATCCTGCGCGACCGTCGCCTCAACCACCGCCCCGAGGTGCTGTCGGGTGTCCTGGAGGACGAGTGCGGCGCGGTCCTGCGGGACTTCTTCCGTGAAACCGATTTCAAGGCACAGGGCGGCGTCGGGTAG
- a CDS encoding LytR C-terminal domain-containing protein: MSMLTPRGMRGQYKITGKLYPRMTHRRRKWPIVVACLVAVAVLGTGAWAFHHYSQDDAKTAATAPSCTPTPSGAAAPGTQAVAQNTLPPDLPPANTITINVYNSTDRTGLAKSVADELKARGFLVGTVANDPLRGRDAPSMPGPGELRTGVPGKTPSLVVGAHATGFTTREDARTDATVDLVLGEAFQALAAPEAATAALAPATPGPANPAAPAGC; this comes from the coding sequence ATGAGCATGCTCACTCCCCGTGGCATGCGGGGTCAGTACAAGATCACCGGCAAGCTGTACCCGCGGATGACCCACCGTCGCCGCAAGTGGCCGATCGTCGTCGCCTGCCTGGTCGCGGTCGCCGTGCTCGGCACCGGCGCGTGGGCGTTCCACCACTACTCGCAGGACGACGCGAAGACCGCCGCCACCGCGCCGAGTTGCACGCCCACCCCCTCCGGCGCCGCGGCACCCGGCACCCAGGCCGTCGCGCAGAACACCCTCCCCCCGGACCTGCCGCCCGCCAACACCATCACGATCAACGTCTACAACTCCACCGACCGCACCGGTCTGGCCAAGAGCGTCGCCGACGAACTCAAGGCGCGGGGCTTCCTCGTGGGCACCGTCGCCAACGACCCGCTCCGGGGCCGCGACGCACCGAGCATGCCCGGCCCCGGCGAACTGCGCACGGGCGTCCCCGGCAAGACGCCGTCGCTCGTCGTGGGCGCCCACGCGACGGGCTTCACGACCCGCGAGGACGCCCGCACCGACGCGACCGTCGACCTCGTCCTCGGCGAGGCCTTCCAGGCCCTCGCCGCCCCCGAGGCCGCGACCGCCGCCCTGGCCCCGGCGACCCCCGGCCCCGCGAACCCCGCCGCCCCCGCGGGCTGCTGA
- a CDS encoding type II toxin-antitoxin system VapB family antitoxin, whose product MIFKRIGDGKPYPDHGRSGARQWADIAPRPVRLDQLITTKRQLDLDTLLAEDSTFYGDLFAHVVKWQGDLYLEDGLHRAVRAALQQRQVLHARVLELG is encoded by the coding sequence GTGATCTTCAAGCGGATCGGTGACGGCAAGCCGTACCCGGACCACGGGAGGTCGGGTGCCCGCCAGTGGGCCGACATCGCCCCGCGGCCGGTGCGTCTGGACCAGCTCATCACGACCAAACGGCAGCTCGACCTGGACACTCTCCTGGCCGAGGACTCGACGTTCTACGGCGATCTCTTCGCCCACGTCGTCAAGTGGCAAGGCGACCTCTATCTGGAGGACGGCCTGCACCGCGCGGTACGGGCGGCCCTGCAACAGCGCCAAGTCCTGCATGCCCGCGTGCTCGAACTGGGCTGA